In Paroedura picta isolate Pp20150507F chromosome 1, Ppicta_v3.0, whole genome shotgun sequence, the following are encoded in one genomic region:
- the WTAP gene encoding pre-mRNA-splicing regulator WTAP, with protein MTNEEPLPKKVRLSDTDFKVLPREELILRWKQYEAYVQALEGKYTDLNSNDVTGLRESEEKLKQQQQESARRENILVMRLATKEQEMQECTNQIQYLKQVQQPSVAQLRSTMVDPAINLFFLKMKGELEQTKDKLEQAQNELSAWKFTPDSQTGKKLMAKCRMLIQENQELGRQLSQGRIAQLEAELALQKKYSEELKSSQDELNDFIIQLDEEVEGMQSTILVLQQQLKETRQQLVQYQQQQSQTSPPGTSRTPNSETTDQGDAMGKDCSRLANGPSNGNSSHQRTSGPGFYREGSGTEDDFPPSPSNGNKLSNHSEDRTGRGSGSYINQLSTGYESVDSPTGSENSLTHHSNDTDSNHDPQEEKTVSVKGNRTAGSRHVQNGLDSNVNVQGSVL; from the exons ATGACTAATGAGGAGCCGCTTCCAAAAAAG GTTCGTCTCAGTGACACAGACTTCAAGGTTCTTCCCAGAGAGGAATTGATTTTAAG GTGGAAACAGTATGAAGCATATGTACAAGCTCTGGAGGGCAAATACACGGATCTTAACT CCAATGATGTAACTGGATTGAGGGAATCTGAAGAAAAgctgaagcagcagcaacaagaaTCTGCTCGGAGGGAAAATATCCTGGTGATGCGTCTAGCAACTAAGGAACAAGAAATGCAAGAGTGTACT AATCAGATCCAGTACCTCAAGCAAGTCCAGCAGCCGAGCGTTGCTCAACTGAGATCAACAATGGTGGATCCAGCCATCAACTTGTTTTTCCTAAAAATGAAAGGTGAACTGGAACAGACTAAAGACAAACTGGAACAAGCCCAAAATGAACTGAGTGCCTGGAAATTTACACCTGATAG CCAAACGGGCAAAAAGTTAATGGCGAAGTGTCGAATGCTTATCCAGGAGAATCAAGAGCTTGGAAGGCAGCTGTCCCAAGGACGTATTGCACAACTTGAGGCAGAGTTGGCTTTACAGAAGAAATATAGTGAGGAGCTTAAAAGCAGTCAGGATg AACTGAATGATTTCATCATCCAGCTTGATGAAGAAGTGGAAGGTATGCAGAGTACCATTCTAGTCCTACAGCAGCAGCTGAAGGAAACTCGCCAGCAGTTGGTTCAATATCAGCAGCAGCAGTCACAAACTTCACCCCCAGGTACCAGCAGAACTCCGAATTCTGAAACCACAGATCAGGGAGACGCCATGGGCAAAGACTGCAGTCGTCTGGCTAATGGACCAAGCAATGGCAACTCTTCCCATCAGAGGACATCTGGGCCTGGTTTTTATAGAGAGGGAAGTGGAACGGAGGATGATTTTCCACCCTCACCAAGCAATGGTAATAAGCTTTCCAACCACTCTGAAGATAGAACTGGCAGAGGATCTGGTAGCTATATAAATCAACTCAGTACTGGGTACGAAAGTGTAGACTCTCCCACTGGTAGTGAGAATTCTCTAACTCACCATTCAAATGATACAGACTCCAATCATGATCCTCAGGAAGAGAAAACAGTCAGTGTGAAAGGTAACAGAACTGCGGGGTCTCGTCATGTTCAGAATGGTTTGGACTCAAATGTAAATGTACAGGGTTCAGTTTTGTAA
- the SOD2 gene encoding superoxide dismutase [Mn], mitochondrial isoform X2: protein MLCRLVSRGRCGTKLVAPLGCLASRQKHTLPDLPYDYGALAPHISAEIMQLHHSKHHAAYVNNLNVAEEKYKEALAKGDITAQVSLQPALKFNGGGHINHSIFWTNLSPDGGGEPKGELMEAIKRDFGSFANFKEKLTAVSVGVQGSGWGWLGFNKEQSRLQIAACSNQDPLQGTTGLVPLLGIDVWEHAYYLQYKNVRPDYLKAIWNVINWENVSSRYALCK from the exons atgctcTGCAGGCTGGTCTCCCGGGGCAG ATGTGGCACTAAACTGGTTGCACCTCTTGGATGCCTGGCTTCCAGGCAAAAGCACACACTTCCCGACTTGCCTTATGATTACGGTGCCCTGGCACCCCACATTAGTGCAGAAATCATGCAGCTTCACCACAGCAAACATCATGCGGCCTACGTGAATAATTTGAACGTTGCAGAAGAAAAAtacaaagaggccttggccaaAG GTGATATTACAGCTCAGGTGTCTCTTCAGCCAGCTTTGAAGTTCAATGGTGGAGGACACATCAATCACTCTATCTTCTGGACAAACCTTTCTCCAGATGGTGGAGGAGAGCCAAAAG GGGAGTTAATGGAAGCCATTAAGCGAGATTTTGGGTCCTTTGCAAACTTTAAGGAGAAATTGACAGCTGTATCGGTTGGTGTCCAAGGCTCAGGATGGGGTTGGCTTGGATTTAATAAAGAACAAAGTCGACTTCAGATAGCTGCTTGTTCCAATCAAGACCCTCTACAAGGAACCACTG GTCTTGTTCCACTGCTAGGGATTGATGTTTGGGAGCATGCCTATTATCTGCAATATAAAAATGTCAGACCTGACTATCTCAAAGCTATCTGGAATGTGATCAACTGGGAGAATGTGTCTTCAAGATATGCACTTTGCAAATAA
- the SOD2 gene encoding superoxide dismutase [Mn], mitochondrial isoform X1 — translation MLPTETRWVSACGRTFSATASQLLGTFSLGRFVCLLSLSSTRRCGTKLVAPLGCLASRQKHTLPDLPYDYGALAPHISAEIMQLHHSKHHAAYVNNLNVAEEKYKEALAKGDITAQVSLQPALKFNGGGHINHSIFWTNLSPDGGGEPKGELMEAIKRDFGSFANFKEKLTAVSVGVQGSGWGWLGFNKEQSRLQIAACSNQDPLQGTTGLVPLLGIDVWEHAYYLQYKNVRPDYLKAIWNVINWENVSSRYALCK, via the exons ATGCTGCCAACTGAGACTAGATGGGTGTCAGCTTGCGGAAGAACCTTCTCAGCCACGGCGTCACAACTTTTGGGGACTTTCTCCCTAGGGAGATTTGTCTGCCTCCTATCCTTGTCTTCCACCAGAAG ATGTGGCACTAAACTGGTTGCACCTCTTGGATGCCTGGCTTCCAGGCAAAAGCACACACTTCCCGACTTGCCTTATGATTACGGTGCCCTGGCACCCCACATTAGTGCAGAAATCATGCAGCTTCACCACAGCAAACATCATGCGGCCTACGTGAATAATTTGAACGTTGCAGAAGAAAAAtacaaagaggccttggccaaAG GTGATATTACAGCTCAGGTGTCTCTTCAGCCAGCTTTGAAGTTCAATGGTGGAGGACACATCAATCACTCTATCTTCTGGACAAACCTTTCTCCAGATGGTGGAGGAGAGCCAAAAG GGGAGTTAATGGAAGCCATTAAGCGAGATTTTGGGTCCTTTGCAAACTTTAAGGAGAAATTGACAGCTGTATCGGTTGGTGTCCAAGGCTCAGGATGGGGTTGGCTTGGATTTAATAAAGAACAAAGTCGACTTCAGATAGCTGCTTGTTCCAATCAAGACCCTCTACAAGGAACCACTG GTCTTGTTCCACTGCTAGGGATTGATGTTTGGGAGCATGCCTATTATCTGCAATATAAAAATGTCAGACCTGACTATCTCAAAGCTATCTGGAATGTGATCAACTGGGAGAATGTGTCTTCAAGATATGCACTTTGCAAATAA